The window CTCACACTGCTCTGTGTTAACAGCACATGGCGATGTTTAGGTCACACCTCTGAAATCTTTCATTCTGACTTCACACTTCAAAGGAGGACCTAGATCAAGTATTTGTTGCTAATAGGTGACTATTTCCATTGCAGTGGGTTTGTTATTTGCAGTATTAGGAACTGATAAATCACTTCGGGTTGGAGTCAATTTAGCTATTTTTAATCATCTAGGAGGACTGAGGCATCTAGTCTGATGATCAGTAGTTTGAGCTGCCTCTCTCCACTTGCTTACTGGCTCATCTGGCCAAGATTTCTGGGTAGCTGAATTTAAACTCAAGATAAGTTTTAAACCTTGTAATTccatttcactttttttaatgcatagaaattgagaaaaggcaaaaagaaaatcactctGTACAATAACTACAATAATTAATCTTCCACAATTGCTTCAGCAGTAAGGATTTGCAGTCCCGGATAGCAAATGCAGAAGAGAATGACAGAGATTAAATAGTTTTTCAGTGTCTTACAGCAAAGGAGGGATCAAGTTTGGATTCAGACCAAAGGCTATGGCAGCCTTTagtgaaaacaaacatgaatggatgaggaaaatgaaggaaaacatgcCTCAGCATATGGGCTAATAAACTTAGAGGCTAAGCAACTGGCCTGGAAAATCATCTAGAAAAGAACAATGCTTctgaaaggagagaagaaattatttatgtcATTTTGgagcacaagaagaaaaatggttcctaaaattaaatacaattggtatcacagaatcccagaatcccaagggttggaagcTGATATTTTCTCCCACTGTAATGGAAAAGCACTAACTTACAATTGAAATTTCATATCCAATATGTTAGAGGAAGGAAATACAAATACCTAAATTGAATTTAGGGAAAGGGCATATCTTCTGCTACCATTTTAAGTATCATAAAGGCCATATGTCTGGTAGTACTTCCCTATGTGTTGTAAGTGATACTTGTAAGCTTTAGTGCTTGAGAATAAACATGCATTTCCTCATGTGAGAAACGTGCTTCCTCActtgatgttttgtttttcttagtgTTTAAGAGACTCTGGAAACTATGAAGTGCATACAAACACAGTGTTAATACAGTATATGCCATTAGAGCTAGATGTGATGAATAAGGGACAATTTCAAATGCTGTTATTAGCTTGTCATTCATCACAAGTAGTTTTGGTGGAGAAATGAAGTGTGAAGTATACGTCTCATTGTCCCAGTCTGATCTATACTCCTGTCCCAGTTTCAGAATTCAGTCATCCAGATCTGAATCTCCTCAAAGCTCAGGGAGTTTCATCCCTAGAGATCATTCGGTCCTACTGTGAGGCCCTGGAGGCTGACCAGGAAATGATCACCTAGGTCCTCATGCACATCCAGTATCATCACTCATCTCAACTTCCCTGCAGAGGGACCCATGGGCTGAAGACATCTCTTGATGTCTTGCCTTTTGGATCCTTCTTGACCTAGCTTCCCATGTCAGGAAATCTTCCCAATAACAGTCTCCAGCAGGACAGCACACCAGCCTTGGGCTGGACCAAAccttttgtttcccctcctATATGGCCTCTTGTTGCCAGAAGGTTAAGTCAAACAGTCGATAAGGTGCAGATAATATAGGAAGAGTTAATTCAACAAAACTGACAAACTCTAAACCTCCAAGTGTTTGAAGAAGAAGGATGCCTGGATTAGTGGTTTCTGAGACTCAGATATTTCAATAgcttcaaagcaaagcaaaagaacagtattttctgctctaaaaattgattttttaaaatgaactgcaataaaaagcaataaaaatacctAATAAATCACAATGTTATgtctcccttctctttctctttttgttcaAGGTTATGGCAATACCTATCCTGTGACACGGACTGGAAAGTATCTCTGTATGTTGTATGCTTTATTTGGCATCCCTCTGATGTTCTTGGTCCTGACAGACATGGGAGACATCCTTGCAACTGTCTTATCCAAGTGTTACAATGAATTCAGAAAACTCCAGTCAAAACTTCTAGCCTCTAAACTCTGTTTTGGATGCACATGTAACAAAGGGAATGAACTGAAATCCAGAGCACAGTCCAAAATAGTCATCAATGATCCCTTGAGTATTATGGAAGTGCTGAAAAGTCAACCAAATGTTAAAAGGAAGCCAGACAAATGCCGCAATGCTGAGATCTTTGAAATGTTAATTGCCAGAGAGAACGAACACACAGGCCCAGTGAGAAATAAGAGCATTGAGAGGTGGAGCTCATGTCCTGAGCTAACCAGGGGAAAGACAATGTCCAGAGTCATGGAGAATTTTGACAAAATTGGGAAACAGTTAGAAAAATTAGATGTGCCCATTGTGTTAATGGTGTTAGTTATCTTTGTGTACATCTCTTGTGCGGCTGCCATTCTTCCAAACTGGGAAACCAGGATGGATTTTCAGGAagccttttatttctgctttataacCTTGACAACTATTGGATTCGGAGATACACAACTGGAACATCCcaagtttttcttgtttttttccctctatatTATTATCGGCATGGAAATAGTCTTCATTGTGTTTAAGCTGGGCCAAGACCGCTTAATTGGTTTGTATAAAAAGGTGATCTCATTTTGTGGGGAGAAAAAGTTGCCATCAATGAAGATATATCCAAAATAAGTAATTTCTCCTTCACTTGTAAGCATTGGCCACTGCAATGAGATGAAACTTCCTTTGCATTTCTGCCTTGGGGTGGCAGGAGGTATATCTTATTCTGATTTCTTCTGAGAATCTAATGTAAAATGGATGAATACCTCAGGACACACTTGGAGAAGGCATCTCCAGGAAGTACTTTCCAGCAGGGTCCCATCTCCTGAATAACGATGATGCCTGATGAAAATGCAGAAGGCTCTCCCTGCCAGTGCTCCCTAGCACCTTTAGCAAAGCCTTTCTGTCCTCTCTCCCACCACAAGCCAGTataggatttctttttcagcaCTTGTCCAAGCAAGTCCCAGATCACAGTCTCATCCTGCCACCTCATCTGCAGCTAGGGACAGCTTGGTTGTGGCTGTCGGTACTGCAGTGTGTCAGAATGCCACTGCAATATGATTTATCATCAGAGAgagctggggagaaggactATGAACCCAGCTGCTCTTCTGTCATGACTGCATGTACTGCAAACATTGTGCCTTTGTGTAGAACAgaggaattttaaaattaaaaggacACCAAATTTCCACCTCTTTCTATGTCCTCTGTCCAGAAATAGGTCAGTTTTCTTCATCATCTCTTCATGGCTGAAACCACTCCTTTTCCATCATGGTTTATCATACCTGTACTCATCCCAGAGTCAATATGTCTTGTGGTATCCAGCTATAGAAGTGCTTATGACAAGTTCTGCCCTTGTGATGGTCAGGGGAAAGCATGGAACAAACTTCAAGATGACTACAGCTGTGGAATGAACGTCCAGCTCTTTGCTGATGGTCTGGGAACACCGACCCCAGAAGTCCTCACTCCTAATCCAGGCTTTACTCTGCACAGACTGCTTGACTTCTGGGAGTTCCTTGACCCACAGACAGAAAAGTCTACCTATTTCAATGGGATGTGGTGAGGATCCTGTAGTTACATACCTGTGGAGCACATTAATATGTGAATAATGGTGTATCTTCAAGATTTTGCTTATATTATTCATAATCTGGATCAAGCTATCaatgatagatttttttttctctggcaaaacaaaaaacaccaagaCCCTCTATTAAAGAAATCACTAACTTTACTTAACCTATTAACCTGTAAACTGTATACATGCTCACTGGCTGTGAATGACATCTCTAGgtattaaagcatttttaattatgATGGAATGTACATTATTCTCCATAGCATATATGCCATTTGAAGCTGAGATTTTTAGAGTATTTACATGGCATCTTACATCTGTTATACTCTTGTACATGGTAATGGGTATTCAGTCTTTATCAATAATTAGTTATGATTAAGCACTGATGATATGCAAAATATATAGTAAATGATATTGTATAGAAAAAGTGTTTTATAAGAATACCAATAAAGAATACAGCAGCTGGAAGGAGCTCTGGTTAACTTTTTCATGTTTGCCATGACTTCGGCTTCACATACAAAGTCCCTCTGTTCAGCCTGCTCTcatattactttattttatgtCTTTAGACTAAAATCTATGTAGGACTTTGGACCC of the Melopsittacus undulatus isolate bMelUnd1 chromosome 4, bMelUnd1.mat.Z, whole genome shotgun sequence genome contains:
- the KCNK18 gene encoding potassium channel subfamily K member 18; translated protein: MASPSQPLRGKRACKKIFWAVFPHACFILSLVIYAFLGAVMFSHIEGNRKVNLSEEYRKFLQNLWYISRNLSDNMTENEEIFKEEIHTLLNTAERDWFVNPKDKWTFFGSLFFCCTVFTTVGYGNTYPVTRTGKYLCMLYALFGIPLMFLVLTDMGDILATVLSKCYNEFRKLQSKLLASKLCFGCTCNKGNELKSRAQSKIVINDPLSIMEVLKSQPNVKRKPDKCRNAEIFEMLIARENEHTGPVRNKSIERWSSCPELTRGKTMSRVMENFDKIGKQLEKLDVPIVLMVLVIFVYISCAAAILPNWETRMDFQEAFYFCFITLTTIGFGDTQLEHPKFFLFFSLYIIIGMEIVFIVFKLGQDRLIGLYKKVISFCGEKKLPSMKIYPK